The Henckelia pumila isolate YLH828 chromosome 2, ASM3356847v2, whole genome shotgun sequence genome includes a window with the following:
- the LOC140884348 gene encoding pentatricopeptide repeat-containing protein At4g32430, mitochondrial-like, with protein MLQEIIGSLLHQCANTKNFRQGILLHAAAVKIGMKSDVIIGNDIVNFYAKCGCMNSAHQMFDEMSRKNLVTWSALISGYVQSKRPNLAIRVFSRMQEYFKPNEFVLSSVLGSCSVIQELKLGKQIHAQAVKLGYDAVSFVLNSLISMYMRCFMWSEALLIFYCGSVSGSLSLVSYNVAITGLVENEQGEKGFEIFKLMRQRGLVPDHFTFAGLLGPVERTYYNVSDCMQVHCVIVKLGFDYLAFTGNILIAMYSKFDFLEEAEKIFWLLKDKDVVSWNTLITACCRHEDNSRALSFFRDMVAENDARPDLFTYAGLLSAIAGLASMRHGKEIHSHLIRTRPDWDVGVGNALINMYAKSGSIGSAQAIFERMECRNLVSWNSIITAFANHGLAENVITLFMEMMRMRLTPDSVTFLGLLTACNHSGLAEEGQYLFDSMNKFYGITPNSEHLCCLVDVLGRAGRVSEAEEYIQKHQSGHDAVVLGSLLSACRLHGDVLRGEQTAARLLELDHITTSPYVLLSNLYASDRKWESVAGARKMLRGSGLKKEAAHSIVEVKGSFEKFVIGDFSHSRMDEILNLLRTLSWGVDEELLCC; from the coding sequence ATGTTGCAGGAAATAATTGGTTCCCTTCTGCACCAGTGCGCCAACACGAAGAACTTTCGACAAGGGATTTTGCTTCATGCTGCTGCTGTAAAGATAGGCATGAAATCAGATGTCATAATCGGAAACGATATCGTCAACTTTTACGCAAAATGTGGGTGCATGAATTCAGCTCACCAAATGTTTGATGAAATGTCGCGGAAAAACTTGGTCACTTGGTCTGCGTTAATCTCTGGCTATGTCCAATCAAAAAGACCCAATTTAGCAATTCGGGTTTTCAGTCGGATGCAAGAATATTTTAAACCCAATGAATTTGTTTTGTCTAGTGTCCTTGGTTCTTGTTCTGTCATTCAGGAGTTAAAGCTTGGGAAACAAATACACGCGCAGGCAGTAAAGTTAGGCTATGACGCTGTTAGTTTTGTTCTTAATTCACTAATTTCGATGTATATGAGATGCTTTATGTGGAGTGAAGCcttgttaattttttattgtGGTAGTGTTTCCGGTTCTTTATCCTTAGTGTCTTACAATGTAGCGATCACCGGGCTAGTGGAAAATGAGCAGGGAGAGAAGGGGTTTGAGATATTTAAGCTTATGCGTCAGCGGGGTCTGGTTCCTGACCATTTTACTTTTGCGGGATTACTAGGACCCGTTGAACGTACATACTATAATGTTTCTGATTGTATGCAAGTACATTGTGTGATAGTAAAACTTGGATTTGATTATTTGGCTTTTACTGGAAACATTTTGATTGCAATGtactcaaaatttgattttttggaagAAGCTGAGAAGATCTTTTGGTTGCTTAAGGATAAAGATGTTGTATCTTGGAATACATTAATCACTGCTTGTTGTCGTCACGAGGATAATTCAAGGGCTTTGAGTTTCTTCAGGGATATGGTGGCGGAAAATGATGCAAGACCCGATCTTTTTACTTATGCCGGCCTGCTTTCTGCCATTGCTGGACTGGCTTCCATGAGACATGGGAAGGAGATTCATTCTCATTTAATTAGGACACGGCCAGATTGGGATGTTGGCGTTGGAAATGCTCTTATCAACATGTATGCAAAAAGTGGTTCCATTGGTTCTGCTCAAGCTATTTTCGAAAGAATGGAATGTCGTAATCTTGTCTCATGGAACAGCATTATCACTGCTTTTGCAAATCATGGGCTAGCTGAAAACGTGATCACATTGTTCATGGAGATGATGAGAATGAGATTGACGCCAGATTCGGTAACTTTTCTTGGACTTCTGACAGCTTGCAATCATTCCGGCCTTGCGGAAGAGGGTCAATATCTCTTCGACTCCATGAACAAGTTTTACGGTATAACCCCTAATAGCGAGCATCTCTGTTGCCTTGTTGATGTACTAGGACGAGCAGGGAGAGTGAGTGAAGCCGAAGAGTACATTCAGAAACATCAAAGCGGCCATGATGCTGTTGTTTTAGGCAGCTTATTATCAGCATGTCGATTGCATGGAGATGTCCTTAGGGGAGAACAAACCGCTGCTAGGCTTCTTGAACTTGATCACATCACCACATCACCTTATGTTTTACTATCCAACTTATATGCATCAGATAGAAAGTGGGAGAGTGTAGCAGGGGCTAGAAAAATGTTGAGAGGAAGTGGATTGAAGAAAGAGGCTGCCCATAGCATCGTTGAAGTCAAGGGTTCATTTGAGAAGTTTGTAATTGGAGATTTTTCTCATTCAAGAATGGATGAAATACTCAACTTATTAAGAACATTGAGTTGGGGGGTGGATGAAGAATTGCTGTGTTGTTGA
- the LOC140878141 gene encoding uncharacterized protein, producing the protein MGCSLSKLDDEEAVQLCKDRKKFIKQAVEQRLKFASGHIAYVQCMKRVSVALREYVEGADEPRETIPGVTSIISFKSEPKSSYKINYFQSSGNPSVSVEVPPPSPETFRVEAYSPVHHFRAEGIFELQSSPPMNSSSFGYSPNNRPDYDPPLSQTSQWDFFWNPFSSLDYYGYPTKNSLDQTNMDQDNVKQWQVQEEEGLPELEEETVKVVIDNSISNKVKEGGKVNESDGRDEANADVIEEEHELKKPIQGRQSNDNQSIEVAKSQNIGQISTKENMVAGCELKEEETPGFTAYVDRRPTSMAEVIKDLEAQFMALCNAAKEVSSILETSRAKYSSSANDLTALKMLNPVALFRSTSSRSSLPRFLDNTSTSSRSSLPRFLDNTSTSKYDEGYESSSDFSEESYMFSESHQSTLNRLYAWEKKLYQEVRDGARLRMAYEKKCTQLRNQEMKGEDRCFADKTRAIRDLQTQMKISVHSVEAVSKRIETLRDEELEPQILELVHGLARMWEVMAECHRLQKRTIDEAKILLARTASKPARKEKCTIMPPPEWHNLHRSAANLEGELRNLRFCFDMWVVSQRSYVRALGGWLSCCIRADKNSAKQPFSSQMSLVAPPIFRTCIQWSEVLDTIHEEPVLNGLEFFAAGLGSLCAQLQEESCRRVGGSKKFGGATVGNKMEVVEADHLEDEEVTAENMAELASRVLYAGMSVFVTSLTDYAVSSAEKYADLVKQWENKIQPHMQSGL; encoded by the exons ATGGGATGTTCTCTATCGAAGCTGGATGATGAAGAGGCCGTTCAGCTTTGTAAAGATCGAAAGAAGTTCATTAAGCAAGCTGTCGAACAAAGATTGAAATTTGCCTCAGGACACATTGCCTATGTACAGTGCATGAAAAGAGTTTCAGTGGCCCTTCGAGAATATGTTGAGGGAGCTGATGAACCTCGTGAGACAATCCCTGGTGTTACATCCATTATATCCTTTAAATCTGAACCCAAATCATCTTACAAAATAAATTACTTTCAGTCCAGTGGAAATCCTTCAGTTTCTGTTGAAGTGCCACCTCCGTCACCAGAAACTTTCAGAGTTGAAGCTTACTCTCCGGTTCATCACTTCAGAGCAGAGGGCATTTTTGAGTTACAATCCTCTCCGCCCATGAATTCTTCATCCTTCGGTTACTCGCCCAACAATAGACCAGACTATGATCCCCCATTATCTCAAACTTCTCAATGGGATTTCTTTTGGAACCCGTTTTCTTCATTAGATTACTATGGCTATCCCACCAAAAATAGCCTTGATCAGACAAATATGGACCAGGACAATGTGAAGCAATGGCAAGTTCAAGAAGAGGAAGGCTTACCAGAATTAGAAGAGGAAACTGTAAAAGTGGTCATTGACAATTCGATCAGCAATAAGGTAAAGGAAGGAGGTAAGGTCAATGAAAGTGATGGCAGAGACGAAGCCAATGCTGATGTTATTGAAGAAGAACATGAATTAAAGAAACCTATACAAGGAAGGCAATCCAATGACAATCAAAGCATTGAAGTagcaaaatctcaaaatatagGTCAAATTAGTACCAAAGAAAACATGGTTGCTGGTTGTGAATTGAAAGAGGAAGAAACACCTGGATTTACAGCTTATGTCGACAGGAGACCAACAAGTATGGCAGAAGTTATTAAAGATCTTGAAGCTCAGTTCATGGCTTTGTGTAATGCAGCTAAGGAGGTGTCTTCCATTTTGGAAACCAGCAGAGCCAAGTACTCATCGTCTGCAAATGATCTCACAG CTTTGAAAATGTTGAATCCAGTTGCTTTATTTAGGTCAACTTCATCTCGTTCATCTCTGCCAAGATTTTTAGACAATACTTCAACTTCATCTCGTTCATCTCTGCCAAGATTTTTAGACAATACTTCAACTTCAAAATACGATGAAGGGTATGAAAGTAGCAGTGACTTCTCTGAGGAGTCCTATATGTTTTCTGAGAGTCATCAATCTACACTCAACAGGTTATATGCCTGGGAAAAGAAACTTTACCAAGAAGTTAGA GATGGTGCACGTCTGCGGATGGCTTATGAAAAGAAATGTACACAGCTCAGGAATCAAGAAATGAAGGGAGAAGACCGTTGTTTTGCAGATAAAACAAGAGCCATAAGAGATTTGCAAACTCAAATGAAAATTTCAGTTCATTCAGTTGAAGCAGTCTCGAAACGAATTGAAACTTTGAGGGATGAAGAGCTCGAACCTCAGATATTGGAATTAGTTCACGG GTTAGCAAGAATGTGGGAGGTCATGGCAGAGTGTCATCGACTGCAAAAACGAACAATAGATGAAGCCAAGATATTACTTGCTAGAACAGCTTCAAAACCTGCAAGAAAAGAGAAATGCACAATCATGCCACCACCTGAGTGGCATAATCTACATCGATCAGCTGCTAATCTTGAGGGAGAGCTCAGAAACTTGCGATTCTGCTTTGACATGTGGGTCGTTTCTCAACGATCATATGTTCGTGCGTTAGGGGGATGGCTCTCGTGTTGCATTCGTGCAGATAAAAATTCAGCGAAGCAACCATTCTCGTCTCAAATGTCCTTAGTGGCTCCACCGATATTTAGAACATGCATTCAGTGGTCCGAAGTTTTGGACACCATACATGAAGAACCTGTGCTTAATGGACTCGAGTTTTTTGCAGCAGGTCTAGGCTCTTTGTGCGCACAACTTCAGGAAGAGTCGTGTCGGCGTGTAGGAGGTTCCAAGAAGTTTGGAGGGGCAACTGTAGGGAACAAAATGGAGGTGGTGGAGGCAGATCATCTTGAAGATGAAGAAGTGACGGCAGAAAACATGGCTGAATTAGCTTCAAGAGTTCTGTATGCTGGAATGTCAGTTTTTGTAACCTCATTGACTGACTATGCTGTCAGTTCAGCTGAAAAATATGCAGATCTGGTCAAGCAATGGGAGAATAAAATCCAGCCGCATATGCAGTCAGGACTTTAG
- the LOC140879927 gene encoding uncharacterized protein, translating to MSPVPIETTMPETASCSGGLRRFGDFRGIRWRIDLGILPSSLSASIDELRRDTANSRRRYASLRRKLLVDPHVAKDGGVSPELVMDNPLSQNPDSMWGRFFRNAELERMLDQDLTRLYPERGSYFQTSACQGMLRRILLLWCLKNPEYGYRQGMHELLAPLMYVLHVDVERLLEVRKLYEDQFADKFDGLTFHENDLTYNFDFKKFSESMEYKNGLENSSVKVNCLSELDPEIQSIVLLSDAYGAEGELGVVLSEKFMEHDAYSMLDALMSGAGGAVAMAEFFSPSPFVNSHSGFPPVIEASAALYHLLSIADSSLHSHLVELGVEPQYFALRWLRVLFGREFSLETLLVIWDEIFSRENTKLSKAADLDVESNSGVLDSHRGAFISAFAVSMVLYLRSSLLATENATACLQRLLNFPDDITLVKLIAKAASLQALALDSNLNSLQIQHDLYSSRKSVVARGHSLSLDLSSPRTPWKMVHESYWEEKWRVLHKEEESKKNDSEKQVVKSKKGWSERVRLRLSRTESDPSPSIKCETTKSLMPSVKRSLLEDLSRELGSDEEKESVGSDEAVHENPVETEGQNATDQKLSSASSGAASEGNSSDYFEPQSPIHGESDQENEQDRSSVASNSSVDENDAKTNDPESCGTHSPFLVPDPPIRRPPSFKQNEDSMEKSAMGTKQVKLLSGKFPWLWKLGRNANGGIFKRPPPSPEVARTGHNASSRQEKDARIIIADEYDGSCSTSHGDAVDQDVMVSLSNLGQCMLENIQMIESALQLNRDQGSPENLNNGFSSEGRVTATVALNELRKISNLLSQM from the exons ATGTCGCCGGTTCCTATTGAGACTACCATGCCTGAAACGGCATCGTGTTCTGGAGGTTTGCGTCGTTTTGGAGATTTTAGAGGGATCCGATGGCGCATAGATTTGGGGATTTTACCTTCTTCCCTCTCTGCATCAATAGACGAACTTCGCCGGGATACGGCCAATTCTCGTAGGAG GTATGCTTCTTTGAGGAGAAAACTTCTAGTTGATCCGCATGTGGCAAAGGATGGGGGTGTTTCTCCTGAACTTGTCATGGACAATCCTTTGTCACAAAACCCGG ACAGCATGTGGGGTCGCTTCTTTAGAAACGCGGAACTAGAGAGAATGCTTGATCAAGATTTGACGCGCTTATACCCTGAAAGAGGTAGCTATTTTCAGACAAGTGCATGCCAAGGCATGCTAAGACGAATATTATTACTTTGGTGCCTTAAAAATCCAGAGTATGGCTACAGACAAG GTATGCATGAACTCTTGGCTCCTCTGATGTATGTTCTTCATGTTGATGTGGAGCGCCTCTTAGAAGTGAGAAAGCTTTATGAAGACCAATTTGCTGACAAATTTGATGGCCTCACATTTCATGAAAATGACTTAACATATAATTTTGACTTCAAGAAATTCTCAGAATCCATGGAATATAAAAATGGTTTAGAAAACAGTTCTGTGAAAGTTAACTGCCTGAGTGAACTTGATCCAGAAATACAAAGTATTGTTTTACTAAGCGATGCTTATGGAGCCGAAGGAGAACTTGGTGTTGTGCTATCCGAGAAATTTATGGAACATGATGCCTATTCCATGCTTGATGCTTTGATGAGTGGGGCTGGTGGGGCAGTTGCCATGGCCGAATTTTTCTCTCCTTCTCCTTTTGTGAATTCCCATAGTGGCTTTCCCCCTGTAATTGAAGCTTCCGCTGCACTGTATCATTTACTATCCATAGCCGATTCATCTCTTCACAGCCACCTTGTTGAACTAGGAGTAGAACCCCAATATTTTGCACTACGATGGCTGCGTGTATTATTTGGTCGTGAATTTTCCTTGGAAACCCTTTTGGTGATCTGGGATGAAATTTTTTCTCGTGAAAACACCAAGCTGAGCAAAGCAGCTGATCTTGATGTTGAGTCCAATAGTGGAGTTCTCGACTCACATAGGGGAGCATTCATTTCTGCTTTTGCAGTTTCAATGGTACTTTATTTAAGGTCTTCATTGCTTGCTACTGAGAATGCGACTGCCTGCCTTCAGAGATTGTTGAATTTTCCTGATGACATAACTCTTGTCAAACTGATAGCAAAGGCAGCTTCTTTGCAAGCGCTGGCACTAGATTCAAATCTAAATTCCCTACAAATTCAACACGACTTATATAGCAGTAGGAAGTCAGTGGTTGCTCGGGGCCATAGCCTTTCTCTTGATTTAAGTTCTCCAAGAACTCCTTGGAAGATGGTTCATGAGAGCTACTGGGAAGAGAAATGGAGAGTTTTGCACAAGGAAGAAGAAAGCAAGAAAAATGACTCGGAAAAACAAGTCGTGAAAAGCAAAAAAGGTTGGTCTGAGAGAGTAAGATTGCGCCTATCCAGAACTGAATCGGACCCTTCTCCATCAATAAAGTGTGAAACTACAAAAAGTTTGATGCCGTCTGTAAAGAGAAGTTTGTTGGAGGATCTGTCCAGAGAGCTAGGTTCAGATGAAGAGAAAGAATCTGTCGGAAGTGATGAAGCAGTCCACGAGAATCCAGTGGAGACTGAAGGACAAAATGCTACTGATCAAAAGCTTAGCAGTGCATCGAGTGGTGCTGCAAGTGAAGGAAATTCTTCTGACTACTTTGAACCACAAAGTCCTATTCATGGAGAAAGTGATCAGGAAAATGAACAGGATAGAAGTAGTGTTGCATCAAACTCATCTGTTGATGAAAATGATGCAAAGACCAACGATCCCGAGTCGTGTGGAACACACTCCCCTTTTCTGGTCCCAGATCCTCCTATTCGTCGCCCTCCAAGTTTTAAGCAAAACGAGGACTCCATGGAAAAATCAGCTATGGGGACAAAACAAGTAAAGCTTCTATCTGGTAAATTCCCATGGTTATGGAAGTTGGGAAGAAATGCCAATGGGGGAATATTCAAGAGACCACCACCATCACCTGAAGTTGCGAGAACTGGCCACAATGCAAGCAGTCGTCAGGAAAAAGATGCTAGAATTATTATCGCTGATGAATATGATGGCTCATGTAGCACCAGCCACGGAGATGCAGTCGACCAGGATGTGATGGTTAGCTTGAGTAATCTCGGTCAATGCATGCTCGAGAACATCCAG ATGATTGAATCTGCCCTCCAACTGAATCGGGATCAGGGATCGCCAGAGAATTTAAACAATGGTTTTTCTAGTGAAGGACGAGTCACAGCCACGGTTGCACTCAACGAGCTTCGAAAAATCAGCAATCTTTTATCTCAAATGTGA
- the LOC140881005 gene encoding glycosyltransferase BC10-like, with translation MKDVQVLPWPRQHGQLKKPTWIIILVSLVSLFLVCTYVYPPHSSACYVFSSNGCKALQSWLPPMSARELTDEEIASRVVIRDILNMASNTSTNPKIAFLFLTPGALPFEKLWDKFFQGNEGRFSIYVHASEDKPVHFSRYFINREIRSDKVIWGKISMVDAERRLLANALKDPDNQLFVLLSDSCVPLWDFDHVYNYLMDTNTSFIDSFEDPGPHGNGRYSKRMLPEVEKKNFRKGAQWFTMKRQHAIIIIADSLYYKKFRDYCQPGMDGLNCYSDEHYLPTFFYMFDPTGISNWSVTHVDWSEMKWHPKSYQAEDITFELFQNITSIVDSVHATSDRRREIQIKPCIWNGKQRPCYLFARKFLPETLDNLMKFIPITHAP, from the exons ATGAAAGACGTGCAAGTATTGCCTTGGCCACGCCAACATGGTCAATTAAAGAAACCAACTTGGATAATCATATTGGTTTCTTTAGTCAGCTTGTTCTTAGTTTGCACATATGTTTATCCACCTCACAGTTCAGCTTGTTACGTTTTCTCATCTAATGGTTGCAAGGCCTTGCAAAGTTGGCTTCCACCTATGTCTGCTAGAGAACTGACCGATGAAGAAATTGCTTCTCGTGTTGTTATTAGAGACATTCTGAATATGGCCTCTAATACATCTACCAATCCCAAAATTGCCTTCCTGTTTCTGACACCTGGTGCCTTaccttttgaaaaattatggGATAAATTTTTCCAG GGAAACGAAGGTAGATTCTCTATTTACGTGCACGCATCAGAAGACAAACCTGTGCATTTTAGTCGTTATTTTATCAATCGGGAGATTCGTAGTGATAAG GTAATATGGGGGAAAATTTCAATGGTTGATGCCGAAAGGCGGCTTTTAGCAAATGCACTCAAAGATCCAGATAACCAGCTTTTCGTACTTCTTTCGGACAG CTGCGTGCCACTTTGGGATTTTGATCACGTATACAACTATCTGATGGACACAAATACCAGCTTTATAGATTC CTTCGAGGATCCTGGTCCTCATGGAAATGGCAGGTATTCTAAACGCATGTTGCCTGAAGTTGAGAAAAAAAACTTTCGGAAGGGTGCCCAG TGGTTCACAATGAAGCGGCAACATGCTATCATAATCATTGCTGACAGTCtgtattataaaaaatttagggATTACTGCCAG CCAGGAATGGATGGCCTCAACTGCTATTCCGATGAACACTATTTGCCCACCTTTTTCTAT ATGTTTGATCCCACTGGAATTTCCAATTGGTCAGTGACACATGTTGATTGGTCTGAAATGAAGTGGCATCCAAAATCATACCAAGCTGAGGACATCACCTTTGAGCTGTTTCAGAATATTACT TCTATCGTTGACAGTGTGCACGCCACCAGTGACCGAAGG AGAGAAATCCAGATTAAACCTTGCATATGGAACGGAAAACAACGACCATGTTATTTATTTGCTCGGAAATTTTTACCAGAAACTCTAGATaatttaatgaaattcattcccATTACACATGCACCTTAG